The Accipiter gentilis chromosome 7, bAccGen1.1, whole genome shotgun sequence genome includes a region encoding these proteins:
- the NCSTN gene encoding nicastrin isoform X2, with the protein MAAAGRAWGSRGMEAAAGSCRAQLPAWWGLLLAVLAAGSCQGNSVERKIYIPLNKTAPCVRLLNATHQIGCQSSISGDTGVIHVVEKEEDLNWVLVDGPHPPYMILLDGNLFNRRVMLQLKGTSRVSGLAVAVSKPSPPQGFSPGLKCPNDGFGVYSKDYGPQFAHCNKTVWNPVGSGLSYEDFDFPIFLLEDANETQVIKQCYQDHNVPRDGSGPEYPLCAMQLFSHMHAVTSTVTCMRRSSLQSTFSINPEVVCDPLLDYNVWSTLQPINSSGKVDPKKEVIIVATRIDSHSFFWNIAPGAESAVSSFVTHLAAAEALHKASDVHLLQRNIMFTFFQGETFDYIGSSRMVYDMEKDKFPLRLDNIHSFVELNQVALRNDSILWMHTDPVSRMNESVEVQVRNLLDILSNSSVGANVTLQEAGYSQPLPPSSFQRFLRARHIPGVVLTDHKTAFQNRYYQSMYDTPENIRMQYPEGLSPEETLEYVTDTAKSLAEVATVVARALYRLAGGANNTSVIQADPKTVSRMLYGFLIKMNNSWFQSIIKPDIKGILGDVPQHYVAVSSPVNTTYLVQYVLANLTGTVVNLTKEECLNPEKTPSSEKELYEYAWVQGSLEPNSTSRVPYCVRSTVHLSKALSPAFELRQWGSTEYSTWTESRWKEIHARIFLVASKELESTQEEFGFDT; encoded by the exons atggcggcggcggggagagccTGGGGCAGCCGGGGGATGGAGGCTGCTGCGGGGAGCTGCCGAGCGCAGCTCCCGGCATGGTGGGGGCTGCTTCTCGCCGTGCTGGCAGCGG GCTCCTGCCAGGGGAATTCTGTCGAGAGGAAGATCTACATCCCCCTGAACAAAACGGCACCGTGTGTTCGCCTCCTGAATGCCACCCACCAGATCGGCTGCCAGT CCTCCATCAGCGGAGATACGGGGGTAATCCATGTGGTTGAGAAGGAGGAGGACCTGAACTGGGTGCTTGTTGATGGCCCACACCCACCCTACATGATACTGCTTGATGGGAACCTCTTCAACAG gagggtaatgctgcagctgaagggaaCCTCACGAGTGTCAGGCCTTGCTGTGGCCGTTTCCAAACCTAGCCCTCCCCAGGGATTCTCTCCTGGTTTGAAGTGCCCCAATGATGGGTTTG gtgTCTATTCCAAAGATTATGGCCCTCAGTTTGCACACTGCAATAAGACTGTGTGGAATCCTGTGGGGAGTGGACTTTCATATGAGGATTTTGACTTCCCTATTTTTCTCCTTGAAGATGCCAATGAGACACAAGTTATTAAGCAG TGTTATCAAGACCATAACGTTCCTCGTGATGGATCTGGCCCCGAGTACCCTCTCTGTGCCATGCAGCTTTTTTCCCACATGCATGCTGTCACCAGCACGGTTACCTGCATGAGACGCAGCTCCCTCCAAAGCACCTTCAGCATTAATCCAG AGGTTGTATGTGATCCTCTTCTTGATTACAATGTGTGGAGCACCTTGCAACCTATCAATTCCTCTGGAAAAGTTGATCCCAAGAAGGAAGTTATTATTGTCGCTACGCGA ATTGACAGCCATTCCTTCTTCTGGAACATTGCACCTGGAGCAGAGAGTGCTGTCTCTTCTTTTGTGACCCActtggctgctgctgaagccCTTCATAAAGCATCAGATGTTCATTTGCTGCAAAGGAATATAATGTTCACCTTCTTCCAAGGG gAGACCTTTGATTATATTGGCAGCTCACGAATGGTGTATGATATGGAAAAAGACAAGTTTCCTCTCCGCTTGGACAACATTCATTCATTTGTAGAGTTGAATCAG GTGGCTCTAAGGAATGACTCAATTCTCTGGATGCATACAGACCCTGTCTCTCGGATGAATGAATCTGTTGAAGTGCAG GTTAGAAACTTGCTAGATATTCTGAGTAATAGCAGCGTGGGAGCAAACGTGACTTTGCAAGAAGCTGGATATTCGCAGCCTCTTCCCCCATCTTCCTTCCAGCGCTTCCTCCGGGCCCGGCACATCCCTGGAGTGGTCCTAACTGACCACAAGACCGCCTTCCAGAACAG ATACTACCAGAGCATGTATGACACTCCAGAGAACATCCGGATGCAATATCCCGAGGGGCTTAGCCCTGAGGAGACCTTGGAGTATGTCACAGACACAGCTAAG TCCCTGGCAGAAGTTGCCACAGTGGTTGCCCGTGCTCTCTACCGGCTTGCAGGGGGAGCCAACAACACCTCTGTTATTCAGGCAGATCCAAAAACG GTCTCTCGAATGCTGTATGGATTTCTGATTAAAATGAACAATTCCTGGTTTCAGTCCATCATTAAACCAGACATAAAAGGAATTCTGG GTGATGTTCCCCAACATTACGTTGCTGTTTCCAGCCCTGTGAACACTACCTACCTTGTACAGTATGTCCTGGCCAACCTTACAGGCACTGTTGTAAACCTCACCAAGGAAGAGTGCCTGAACCCTGAAAAAACACCCAGCAGTGAGAAAGAA ctgtATGAATATGCCTGGGTGCAGGGTTCTCTAGAGCCAAACTCAACATCACGAGTCCCTTACTGTGTTCGGTCAACTGTTCACCTAAGCAAAGCACTCTCTCCTGCTTTTGAGCTGAGGCAATGGGGATCTACAGAGTACTCTACATGGACAGAGAGTCGGTGGAAAGAGATCCATGCCCGAATATTTCTGGTAGCCAGCAAGGAGCTAGAG AGCACGCAGGAGGAGTTCGGCTTTGACACCTGA
- the NCSTN gene encoding nicastrin isoform X1 — MAAAGRAWGSRGMEAAAGSCRAQLPAWWGLLLAVLAAGSCQGNSVERKIYIPLNKTAPCVRLLNATHQIGCQSSISGDTGVIHVVEKEEDLNWVLVDGPHPPYMILLDGNLFNRRVMLQLKGTSRVSGLAVAVSKPSPPQGFSPGLKCPNDGFGVYSKDYGPQFAHCNKTVWNPVGSGLSYEDFDFPIFLLEDANETQVIKQCYQDHNVPRDGSGPEYPLCAMQLFSHMHAVTSTVTCMRRSSLQSTFSINPEVVCDPLLDYNVWSTLQPINSSGKVDPKKEVIIVATRIDSHSFFWNIAPGAESAVSSFVTHLAAAEALHKASDVHLLQRNIMFTFFQGETFDYIGSSRMVYDMEKDKFPLRLDNIHSFVELNQVALRNDSILWMHTDPVSRMNESVEVQVRNLLDILSNSSVGANVTLQEAGYSQPLPPSSFQRFLRARHIPGVVLTDHKTAFQNRYYQSMYDTPENIRMQYPEGLSPEETLEYVTDTAKSLAEVATVVARALYRLAGGANNTSVIQADPKTVSRMLYGFLIKMNNSWFQSIIKPDIKGILGDVPQHYVAVSSPVNTTYLVQYVLANLTGTVVNLTKEECLNPEKTPSSEKELYEYAWVQGSLEPNSTSRVPYCVRSTVHLSKALSPAFELRQWGSTEYSTWTESRWKEIHARIFLVASKELEIITLVVGIAILTFSLIATYFINAKADVLFSIPRDPGAVAY, encoded by the exons atggcggcggcggggagagccTGGGGCAGCCGGGGGATGGAGGCTGCTGCGGGGAGCTGCCGAGCGCAGCTCCCGGCATGGTGGGGGCTGCTTCTCGCCGTGCTGGCAGCGG GCTCCTGCCAGGGGAATTCTGTCGAGAGGAAGATCTACATCCCCCTGAACAAAACGGCACCGTGTGTTCGCCTCCTGAATGCCACCCACCAGATCGGCTGCCAGT CCTCCATCAGCGGAGATACGGGGGTAATCCATGTGGTTGAGAAGGAGGAGGACCTGAACTGGGTGCTTGTTGATGGCCCACACCCACCCTACATGATACTGCTTGATGGGAACCTCTTCAACAG gagggtaatgctgcagctgaagggaaCCTCACGAGTGTCAGGCCTTGCTGTGGCCGTTTCCAAACCTAGCCCTCCCCAGGGATTCTCTCCTGGTTTGAAGTGCCCCAATGATGGGTTTG gtgTCTATTCCAAAGATTATGGCCCTCAGTTTGCACACTGCAATAAGACTGTGTGGAATCCTGTGGGGAGTGGACTTTCATATGAGGATTTTGACTTCCCTATTTTTCTCCTTGAAGATGCCAATGAGACACAAGTTATTAAGCAG TGTTATCAAGACCATAACGTTCCTCGTGATGGATCTGGCCCCGAGTACCCTCTCTGTGCCATGCAGCTTTTTTCCCACATGCATGCTGTCACCAGCACGGTTACCTGCATGAGACGCAGCTCCCTCCAAAGCACCTTCAGCATTAATCCAG AGGTTGTATGTGATCCTCTTCTTGATTACAATGTGTGGAGCACCTTGCAACCTATCAATTCCTCTGGAAAAGTTGATCCCAAGAAGGAAGTTATTATTGTCGCTACGCGA ATTGACAGCCATTCCTTCTTCTGGAACATTGCACCTGGAGCAGAGAGTGCTGTCTCTTCTTTTGTGACCCActtggctgctgctgaagccCTTCATAAAGCATCAGATGTTCATTTGCTGCAAAGGAATATAATGTTCACCTTCTTCCAAGGG gAGACCTTTGATTATATTGGCAGCTCACGAATGGTGTATGATATGGAAAAAGACAAGTTTCCTCTCCGCTTGGACAACATTCATTCATTTGTAGAGTTGAATCAG GTGGCTCTAAGGAATGACTCAATTCTCTGGATGCATACAGACCCTGTCTCTCGGATGAATGAATCTGTTGAAGTGCAG GTTAGAAACTTGCTAGATATTCTGAGTAATAGCAGCGTGGGAGCAAACGTGACTTTGCAAGAAGCTGGATATTCGCAGCCTCTTCCCCCATCTTCCTTCCAGCGCTTCCTCCGGGCCCGGCACATCCCTGGAGTGGTCCTAACTGACCACAAGACCGCCTTCCAGAACAG ATACTACCAGAGCATGTATGACACTCCAGAGAACATCCGGATGCAATATCCCGAGGGGCTTAGCCCTGAGGAGACCTTGGAGTATGTCACAGACACAGCTAAG TCCCTGGCAGAAGTTGCCACAGTGGTTGCCCGTGCTCTCTACCGGCTTGCAGGGGGAGCCAACAACACCTCTGTTATTCAGGCAGATCCAAAAACG GTCTCTCGAATGCTGTATGGATTTCTGATTAAAATGAACAATTCCTGGTTTCAGTCCATCATTAAACCAGACATAAAAGGAATTCTGG GTGATGTTCCCCAACATTACGTTGCTGTTTCCAGCCCTGTGAACACTACCTACCTTGTACAGTATGTCCTGGCCAACCTTACAGGCACTGTTGTAAACCTCACCAAGGAAGAGTGCCTGAACCCTGAAAAAACACCCAGCAGTGAGAAAGAA ctgtATGAATATGCCTGGGTGCAGGGTTCTCTAGAGCCAAACTCAACATCACGAGTCCCTTACTGTGTTCGGTCAACTGTTCACCTAAGCAAAGCACTCTCTCCTGCTTTTGAGCTGAGGCAATGGGGATCTACAGAGTACTCTACATGGACAGAGAGTCGGTGGAAAGAGATCCATGCCCGAATATTTCTGGTAGCCAGCAAGGAGCTAGAG ATAATCACTTTGGTTGTGGGCATTGCCATTCTGACCTTCTCTCTCATCGCCACGTATTTTATCAACGCCAAAGCAGATGTACTTTTTAGCATCCCACGGGACCCTGGGGCTGTGGCTTACTGA
- the NHLH1 gene encoding helix-loop-helix protein 1, translating into MMLNSDQTEIDLPPTHSESESVFSDCGGGRAGSTEDAGGVGLCAQSRIAEPGEAVKKDLQHLSREERRRRRRATAKYRTAHATRERIRVEAFNMAFAELRKLLPTLPPDKKLSKIEILRLAICYISYLNHVLDV; encoded by the coding sequence ATGATGCTCAATTCAGATCAGACAGAGATCGACCTGCCCCCGACACACTCCGAGTCCGAATCTGTCTTCAGCGACTGTGGAGGCGGCCGCGCAGGCAGCACGGAGGACGCCGGTGGCGTTGGCTTGTGTGCTCAGTCCCGGATAGCTGAGCCGGGTGAGGCTGTGAAGAAAGACCTGCAGCACCTGAGTCGGGAAGAGCGTAGGCGCCGGCGGCGTGCCACGGCCAAATACCGGACAGCCCACGCCACGCGGGAGCGCATCCGCGTTGAAGCCTTCAACATGGCCTTTGCTGAGCTGCGGAagctgctgcccaccctgccacCGGACAAGAAGCTCTCCAAGATTGAGATTCTCCGCCTGGCCATCTGCTACATCTCCTACCTGAACCACGTGCTGGATGTCTGA